A single genomic interval of Bradyrhizobium japonicum USDA 6 harbors:
- a CDS encoding Bug family tripartite tricarboxylate transporter substrate binding protein, whose product MKPFVLNVALAAIAMSCASSTASVAAWEPVRPVEFIVPAGTGGGADQMARTIQGIVTKHNLMKQPLVVINKAGGAGGEGFLDVKTSTNNPHKIIITLSNLFTTPLATGIPFNWKDLTPVAMLALDEFVLWVNAEKPYNSVKDYVDATKKAPSGSFKMGGTGSKQEDQIITVGIEKVIDAKFTYIPYKGGGEVAVQLVGNHVDSTVNNPIEAVAQWRGGKLRPLCVFDAQPMAYDEPIADGKAWKDIPTCKSQGLAMEYLMLRGIFMSPKATKDQIEYYVELFKKVRATPEWQEFMKSGAFNTTFLAGADYAKWIEAEEKRHEGLMKEAGFLASGN is encoded by the coding sequence ATGAAGCCATTCGTTCTGAATGTCGCCTTGGCGGCAATCGCGATGTCGTGCGCCAGCAGCACCGCAAGCGTTGCTGCCTGGGAGCCGGTCCGTCCGGTCGAGTTCATCGTGCCCGCAGGCACCGGCGGCGGCGCCGATCAGATGGCGCGCACCATCCAGGGCATCGTCACCAAGCACAATCTGATGAAGCAGCCGCTGGTCGTCATCAACAAGGCCGGCGGCGCGGGCGGCGAAGGCTTCCTCGACGTAAAGACGTCGACGAACAACCCCCACAAGATCATCATCACGCTGTCGAACCTGTTCACGACGCCGCTGGCGACGGGGATTCCCTTCAACTGGAAGGACCTGACCCCGGTCGCAATGCTGGCGCTCGACGAGTTCGTGCTCTGGGTGAACGCCGAGAAGCCGTACAACAGCGTCAAGGACTACGTCGACGCCACCAAGAAGGCGCCGAGCGGCTCGTTCAAGATGGGCGGCACCGGCTCGAAGCAGGAAGACCAGATCATCACGGTCGGCATCGAGAAGGTGATCGACGCGAAGTTCACCTACATCCCCTACAAGGGCGGCGGCGAAGTCGCGGTGCAGCTCGTCGGCAATCACGTCGATTCAACCGTCAACAATCCGATCGAGGCGGTGGCGCAATGGCGCGGCGGTAAGCTCCGTCCGCTTTGCGTCTTCGACGCCCAGCCGATGGCCTATGACGAGCCGATCGCCGACGGCAAGGCCTGGAAGGACATTCCGACCTGCAAGTCGCAGGGCCTTGCGATGGAATATCTCATGCTGCGCGGCATCTTCATGTCGCCCAAGGCGACGAAGGACCAGATCGAATATTACGTCGAGCTGTTCAAGAAGGTCCGCGCCACGCCGGAATGGCAGGAGTTCATGAAGAGCGGCGCCTTCAACACGACGTTCCTCGCCGGAGCCGATTACGCCAAGTGGATCGAGGCGGAGGAGAAGCGCCACGAGGGCCTGATGAAGGAAGCCGGCTTCCTCGCATCGGGGAACTGA
- a CDS encoding tripartite tricarboxylate transporter TctB family protein: protein MTERSGSDSGPAHKTLEIGMALLIGVFGLVVIFGSIKAGINWGAEGPRAGFFPFYVGAAIVGASAINLWSALREDDGRLFAEWGQLRQVMSVVVPTAIYVGSMPFIGLYVASMVFIAWFMRWLGGYRWLTVAAVAIGMPVVTYLVFERWFLVPLPKGPLEEWLGL, encoded by the coding sequence ATGACTGAACGATCCGGATCCGACTCTGGCCCGGCACACAAGACGCTGGAAATCGGCATGGCGCTGCTGATCGGCGTCTTCGGCCTGGTCGTGATCTTCGGCAGCATCAAGGCCGGTATCAACTGGGGCGCGGAGGGCCCGCGCGCCGGCTTCTTCCCCTTCTATGTCGGCGCGGCCATCGTCGGCGCAAGCGCCATCAACCTCTGGAGCGCGCTGCGCGAGGACGATGGCCGGCTGTTCGCCGAATGGGGACAGCTTCGCCAGGTCATGAGCGTCGTGGTGCCGACCGCGATCTATGTCGGCTCGATGCCTTTCATCGGCCTCTACGTGGCGTCGATGGTGTTCATCGCATGGTTCATGCGCTGGCTCGGCGGCTATCGCTGGCTGACGGTCGCAGCCGTGGCGATCGGCATGCCGGTCGTGACCTATCTCGTTTTCGAACGATGGTTCCTGGTCCCGCTTCCCAAGGGGCCGCTCGAGGAATGGCTCGGTTTGTAA
- a CDS encoding tripartite tricarboxylate transporter permease, which produces MEELANLFHGFAVALQPYNIMLMIIGITLGVIIGVLPGLGGANGVAILLPLTFSMPPTSAIIMLSCIYWGALFGGAITSILFNIPGEPWSVATTFDGYPMAQQGKPGEALTAAFTSSFVGALFAVIMITLVAPLVAGFALRFGPAEKFAVYFLAFCSFVGLSKEPPFKTIAAMMMGFALAAVGLDSITGQLRLTFGVTELLNGFDFLIAVIGLFGIGEILLTMEEGLAFRGGNASINLRVVLQTWRELPSYWMTSLRSCLIGCWMGVTPAGATPASFMSYGIAKRLARRGNNFGKGEIEGVIAPETAAHAAGTSALLPMLSLGVPGSPTAAVLLGGLLIWGLQPGPMLFVEQKEFVWGLIASMYLGNLAGLIVVLTCVPLFAAILRVPFGIIAPLILVLCAIGAYSVHNSTFDVMLMLVFGVLGYLLKKCNYPLAPLVLAIVLGDKAEEAFRQSLLGSQGSLGVFFSNGLVSTIMALGLVALFWSAIQEGYSRLRTSMA; this is translated from the coding sequence ATGGAAGAGTTGGCCAATCTGTTTCACGGCTTCGCGGTCGCCCTGCAGCCCTACAACATCATGCTGATGATCATCGGCATCACGCTCGGGGTCATCATCGGCGTGCTGCCGGGTCTCGGCGGCGCCAACGGCGTGGCTATCCTGCTTCCGCTGACCTTCAGCATGCCGCCGACATCGGCGATCATCATGCTGTCCTGCATCTATTGGGGCGCATTGTTCGGCGGTGCCATCACCTCGATCCTGTTCAACATCCCCGGCGAGCCATGGTCGGTGGCGACCACCTTCGACGGTTATCCGATGGCGCAGCAGGGCAAGCCCGGCGAAGCGCTGACGGCCGCTTTCACCTCCTCCTTCGTCGGCGCGCTGTTCGCCGTCATCATGATCACGCTGGTTGCGCCGCTGGTCGCGGGCTTTGCGTTGAGATTTGGTCCGGCGGAGAAGTTCGCGGTGTATTTCCTCGCCTTCTGCAGCTTCGTGGGCCTCAGCAAGGAGCCGCCGTTCAAGACCATCGCGGCGATGATGATGGGCTTTGCGCTCGCGGCGGTTGGCCTCGATTCGATCACGGGGCAATTGCGGCTGACCTTCGGCGTCACCGAGCTGCTCAACGGCTTCGACTTCCTGATTGCGGTGATCGGCCTGTTCGGGATCGGCGAGATCCTGCTGACCATGGAGGAAGGCTTGGCCTTCCGCGGCGGCAATGCCAGCATCAACCTCCGCGTCGTGCTGCAGACCTGGCGGGAGCTGCCCAGCTACTGGATGACCTCGCTGCGCTCCTGCCTGATCGGATGCTGGATGGGCGTCACGCCCGCCGGCGCGACGCCGGCCTCCTTCATGAGCTACGGCATCGCCAAGCGGCTGGCACGACGCGGCAACAATTTTGGCAAAGGCGAGATCGAGGGCGTGATTGCGCCGGAGACGGCCGCCCACGCCGCCGGCACCTCGGCGCTGCTGCCGATGCTCTCGCTCGGCGTGCCCGGCTCGCCGACCGCCGCGGTACTGCTCGGCGGACTATTGATCTGGGGCCTGCAGCCCGGTCCGATGCTGTTCGTCGAGCAGAAGGAATTCGTCTGGGGCCTGATCGCCTCGATGTATCTCGGCAATCTCGCCGGCCTCATCGTCGTGCTCACCTGCGTGCCTCTCTTCGCCGCGATCCTGCGCGTGCCCTTCGGCATCATCGCGCCGCTGATCCTGGTGCTGTGCGCGATCGGCGCCTATTCGGTGCACAACAGCACCTTCGACGTGATGCTGATGCTGGTGTTCGGCGTGCTCGGCTATCTCCTGAAGAAGTGCAACTACCCGCTCGCGCCCCTGGTGCTCGCCATCGTGCTCGGCGACAAGGCGGAGGAAGCCTTCCGGCAATCGCTGCTGGGATCGCAGGGGTCGCTCGGCGTGTTCTTCTCCAACGGCCTCGTCAGCACGATCATGGCGCTCGGTCTCGTCGCCCTGTTCTGGTCCGCGATCCAGGAAGGCTACAGCCGGTTGCGCACGTCGATGGCGTGA
- the oxlT gene encoding oxalate/formate MFS antiporter yields the protein MTDMVQSTVAPSAARVSDAYRWTQLAVGVAAMVMIANYQYGWTFFVPDIQKKFGWDRASIQWAFTLFVLFETWLVPVEGWFVDKYGPRIVVLVGGILCALGWVINAQATTLNGYYLGMIIAGIGAGGVYGTCVGNALKWFPDKRGLAAGITAAGFGAGSALTVAPIQAMIKDSGFQTTFLYFGLGQGIIICILAFFLLAPKAGQVPAVAANANLVQTRRNYQPTEVLRQPIFWLMYFMFVIVGAGGLMVTANLKPIAVDWKVDSVPVTLMAVTMTAVTFAATIDRVLNGLTRPFFGWISDMIGRENTMFIAFGMEGVGIWMLYLWGHDPVWFVLLSGFVFFAWGEIYSLFPSTCTDTFGAKFATTNAGLLYTAKGTAALLVPIANYMQQSSGTWDSVFIIAAGANILASLLAIMVLKPWRKVVVAKSTAA from the coding sequence ATGACGGACATGGTGCAGTCAACAGTGGCCCCTAGTGCCGCGCGCGTCAGCGATGCCTATCGCTGGACGCAGTTGGCGGTCGGTGTAGCGGCGATGGTGATGATCGCCAATTATCAGTACGGCTGGACGTTCTTCGTCCCCGACATCCAGAAGAAGTTCGGCTGGGATCGCGCGTCGATCCAGTGGGCCTTTACGTTGTTCGTGCTGTTCGAGACCTGGCTCGTGCCGGTCGAAGGATGGTTCGTCGACAAATACGGTCCGCGCATCGTCGTGCTGGTCGGCGGCATACTCTGCGCCCTCGGCTGGGTGATCAACGCGCAGGCGACCACGCTCAACGGCTACTATCTCGGCATGATCATCGCAGGCATCGGCGCCGGTGGCGTCTACGGCACCTGCGTCGGCAATGCGCTGAAATGGTTTCCGGACAAGCGCGGTCTTGCCGCGGGCATCACGGCCGCGGGCTTCGGCGCCGGCTCTGCGCTGACCGTCGCGCCGATCCAGGCCATGATCAAGGACAGTGGCTTCCAGACCACCTTCCTCTATTTCGGCCTCGGACAAGGCATCATCATCTGCATCCTCGCCTTCTTCCTGCTCGCGCCGAAAGCAGGCCAGGTGCCGGCCGTGGCGGCGAACGCCAATCTGGTGCAGACACGTCGCAACTACCAGCCGACCGAGGTGCTGCGTCAGCCGATCTTCTGGCTGATGTACTTCATGTTCGTGATCGTCGGCGCCGGCGGCCTGATGGTGACGGCCAACCTCAAGCCGATCGCGGTCGACTGGAAGGTCGACAGCGTTCCGGTGACGCTGATGGCGGTAACGATGACGGCGGTGACCTTCGCGGCCACGATCGACCGCGTGCTCAACGGCCTGACGCGTCCGTTCTTCGGCTGGATCTCCGACATGATCGGCCGCGAGAACACGATGTTCATCGCCTTCGGCATGGAAGGCGTCGGCATCTGGATGCTCTACCTCTGGGGCCACGACCCGGTCTGGTTCGTGCTGCTGTCGGGCTTCGTGTTCTTCGCCTGGGGTGAGATCTACTCGCTGTTCCCCTCGACCTGCACCGACACGTTCGGCGCCAAGTTCGCGACCACCAATGCGGGCCTGCTCTACACCGCAAAGGGTACCGCCGCGCTGCTGGTCCCGATCGCCAACTACATGCAGCAATCGTCGGGCACGTGGGACAGCGTGTTCATCATCGCGGCCGGCGCCAACATCCTGGCTTCGCTGCTGGCGATCATGGTGCTCAAGCCCTGGCGCAAGGTCGTGGTCGCGAAATCGACGGCCGCCTGA
- the oxlT gene encoding oxalate/formate MFS antiporter translates to MISSTDGAVTAAPLRTGFRWFQLAMGIVCMAMIANLQYGWTLFVDPIDAAHHWGRAAIQLAFTIFVVTETWLVPIEAWFVDKYGPRIVIMFGGVMIALSWVLNSYADSLALLYAAAVVGGMGAGAVYGTCVGNALKWFPDRRGLAAGATAAGFGAGAALTIVPIATMIASSGYQHAFLTFGIGQGLIVFVLAFFIQPPRISIPPKKKQLNLPQTKIDFTPPQVLRSPIFWVMYLVFVMVASGGLMTAAQIGPIAHDFKIADTPVTLAGFQMAALTFAISLDRIFDGFGRPFFGWVSDTIGREHTMFIAFGTAAVMLLTLSAYGHIPIVFVLATAIYFGVFGEIYSLFPATCGDTFGSKYATTNNGMLYTAKGTASLLVPLASVISATYGWKAVFVVAVALNATAALTALFVIKPLRRSFILGKEAESANAATGTAKTGSAKTETA, encoded by the coding sequence ATGATTTCCAGCACGGATGGCGCCGTCACAGCCGCGCCTCTTCGCACCGGTTTCCGTTGGTTCCAACTCGCCATGGGCATCGTCTGCATGGCGATGATCGCCAATCTGCAATACGGCTGGACGCTGTTCGTCGATCCGATCGATGCGGCGCACCATTGGGGACGCGCCGCGATCCAGCTCGCCTTCACCATCTTCGTCGTCACCGAGACCTGGCTGGTGCCGATCGAGGCCTGGTTCGTCGACAAATACGGTCCGCGCATCGTGATCATGTTCGGCGGCGTCATGATCGCGCTGTCCTGGGTGCTCAACTCCTACGCTGACTCGCTCGCCCTGCTCTACGCCGCCGCGGTCGTCGGCGGCATGGGCGCGGGCGCGGTGTACGGCACCTGCGTCGGCAACGCGCTGAAATGGTTTCCCGACCGCCGCGGCCTCGCCGCCGGCGCGACCGCCGCCGGCTTCGGTGCAGGTGCCGCGCTCACGATCGTGCCCATCGCGACCATGATCGCATCGAGCGGCTATCAGCACGCGTTCCTCACCTTCGGCATCGGCCAGGGCCTGATCGTGTTCGTGCTCGCCTTCTTCATTCAGCCGCCGCGGATCTCGATTCCGCCGAAGAAGAAGCAGCTCAACCTGCCGCAGACCAAGATCGACTTCACCCCGCCGCAAGTGCTGCGCAGCCCGATTTTCTGGGTGATGTATCTCGTCTTCGTCATGGTCGCCTCCGGCGGCCTGATGACCGCGGCGCAGATCGGCCCGATCGCGCACGACTTCAAGATCGCCGACACGCCGGTGACGCTCGCGGGCTTCCAGATGGCGGCATTGACGTTCGCGATCTCGCTCGACCGCATCTTCGACGGTTTCGGACGTCCCTTCTTCGGCTGGGTCTCCGACACGATCGGCCGCGAGCACACCATGTTCATCGCGTTCGGCACCGCGGCGGTGATGCTGCTGACGCTGTCGGCCTATGGACACATCCCGATCGTGTTCGTGCTCGCGACCGCGATTTATTTCGGCGTGTTCGGCGAAATCTACTCGCTGTTCCCCGCGACCTGCGGCGACACGTTCGGCTCGAAATACGCAACCACCAACAACGGCATGCTCTACACCGCGAAGGGCACGGCATCCCTGCTCGTCCCGCTCGCCAGCGTGATCTCGGCAACGTACGGCTGGAAGGCCGTGTTCGTGGTCGCGGTGGCGCTGAACGCGACGGCGGCGCTGACGGCGCTGTTCGTGATCAAGCCGCTGCGCCGCTCCTTCATTCTCGGCAAGGAAGCCGAGAGCGCCAACGCCGCGACCGGCACCGCCAAGACCGGCAGCGCCAAGACCGAGACAGCGTAG
- a CDS encoding CBS domain-containing protein — translation MLVGDILRKKTPRVVTVRMNETVGIAAKLMRANNISALVVKDVVRSEGNTAVGMFTERDVVRAVAEHGANAINVKVSQLVSVQQLVSCSSSDTIEHVRHLMNRNHIRHLPVIDDYSLVSVISMRDIAAAVDEALNGTPQAAA, via the coding sequence ATGCTGGTCGGAGACATTCTGCGCAAGAAGACACCGCGCGTTGTCACGGTGCGAATGAACGAAACGGTGGGTATCGCCGCCAAGCTGATGCGCGCCAACAACATCAGCGCGCTGGTGGTCAAGGACGTGGTCCGCTCCGAAGGCAACACCGCGGTCGGCATGTTCACCGAGCGCGACGTGGTGCGCGCCGTCGCCGAGCATGGTGCCAACGCGATCAACGTCAAGGTCTCGCAGCTCGTGTCGGTGCAGCAGCTGGTGTCCTGCAGCTCCTCAGACACGATCGAGCACGTCCGGCATCTGATGAACCGCAATCACATCCGTCACCTGCCCGTCATCGACGACTACAGCCTCGTCTCCGTCATCAGCATGCGCGACATCGCAGCCGCCGTTGACGAAGCGCTCAACGGCACGCCGCAAGCAGCAGCTTAA
- a CDS encoding 2-dehydropantoate 2-reductase yields MKICIYGAGAIGGYLGVQLARAGADVSLVARGAHLAAMRERGLTLLAGEEKHTVHPRCTDDPAELGVQDYIIITLKAHSITGVIEKMQPLLGPHTRIVTAVNGIPYWYFYKHGGQYENSTLESIDPGGRQWREIGAERAIGCIVYPATEIEAPGVIRHVYGNNFPLGEPSGEITSDVQRLADLFVAAGLKAPVLDRIRDEIWLKLWGNVCFNPISALTHATLDVICTDPSTRALSRAIMVETQGIAETFGVKFRVDVERRIEGARKVGAHKTSMLQDLERGRPMEIDPLVTVVQEMGRLTGIATPALDSVLAMVTQRARIAGLYDGVSAPHDPRALAVA; encoded by the coding sequence ATGAAGATCTGCATCTACGGCGCCGGCGCGATCGGCGGATATCTCGGGGTTCAGCTCGCACGCGCTGGCGCCGACGTCAGCCTGGTCGCACGCGGTGCCCACCTTGCCGCGATGCGCGAGCGCGGGCTGACCCTGCTCGCGGGCGAGGAGAAGCACACCGTGCATCCGCGCTGCACCGACGATCCCGCCGAGCTCGGCGTGCAGGACTACATCATCATCACGCTGAAGGCGCATTCGATCACCGGCGTGATCGAGAAGATGCAGCCGCTGCTCGGGCCGCACACCCGCATCGTCACCGCCGTCAACGGCATCCCCTATTGGTATTTCTACAAGCACGGCGGCCAATACGAGAATTCGACGCTGGAGAGCATCGACCCCGGCGGACGGCAGTGGCGCGAGATCGGCGCCGAGCGCGCCATCGGCTGCATCGTCTATCCCGCCACCGAGATCGAAGCGCCCGGCGTGATCCGCCACGTCTACGGCAACAATTTTCCGCTCGGCGAGCCCTCGGGCGAAATCACCTCGGACGTGCAGCGCCTCGCCGATCTCTTCGTCGCCGCCGGGCTGAAAGCGCCGGTGCTCGACCGCATCCGCGACGAGATCTGGCTGAAGCTCTGGGGCAATGTCTGCTTCAACCCGATCAGCGCACTGACCCATGCAACGCTCGACGTGATCTGCACCGATCCCTCCACGCGTGCGCTGTCGCGCGCGATCATGGTGGAGACGCAAGGCATCGCCGAGACGTTCGGCGTCAAATTCCGCGTCGACGTCGAGCGCCGCATCGAGGGCGCCCGCAAGGTCGGCGCGCACAAGACCTCGATGCTCCAGGATCTCGAGCGCGGCCGTCCGATGGAGATCGACCCGCTCGTCACCGTGGTGCAGGAGATGGGCCGCCTCACCGGCATCGCCACGCCCGCGCTCGACTCGGTGCTGGCGATGGTGACCCAGCGCGCCCGCATCGCCGGCCTCTATGACGGCGTCTCGGCACCTCACGATCCCCGCGCACTGGCGGTGGCATGA
- a CDS encoding fumarylacetoacetate hydrolase family protein: MMAGEMKQWLRFRHAGATGFGTLTSSGISVHEGEMFGRNAATGKTLALSEVELLAPCAPSKIVALWNNFHALAAKLNQPEPPEPLYLLKATTTITTPGAVIRRPSYYDGKTTYEGELGIVIGRACARVSPAEADSFIFGYTCVNDITANDILTSDPTFPQWARAKGIDDYGPFGPVIATGLDPTKLAVRTILNGAERQNYPISDMIFTAQELVSKISHDMTLLPGDLIAVGTSVGVGVMKEPVNIVTVAIDGIGELTNEFRL, encoded by the coding sequence ATGATGGCGGGCGAGATGAAACAATGGCTGCGCTTCCGCCATGCCGGTGCGACCGGTTTCGGCACGCTAACCTCATCGGGCATCAGCGTCCATGAAGGCGAGATGTTCGGCCGCAACGCGGCGACCGGCAAAACGCTTGCACTGTCGGAGGTCGAGCTGCTCGCACCTTGCGCGCCCAGCAAGATCGTCGCGCTCTGGAATAATTTCCACGCGCTCGCCGCCAAGCTGAACCAGCCCGAGCCGCCGGAGCCGCTCTATCTGCTGAAGGCGACCACCACGATCACGACGCCTGGCGCGGTGATCCGCCGCCCCTCTTATTACGACGGCAAGACCACCTATGAGGGCGAGCTTGGCATCGTCATCGGCAGGGCCTGCGCCCGCGTCTCGCCGGCGGAAGCGGACAGCTTCATCTTCGGCTACACCTGCGTCAACGACATCACCGCCAACGACATCCTGACCAGCGATCCCACCTTCCCGCAATGGGCCCGGGCCAAGGGCATCGATGATTACGGCCCGTTCGGCCCCGTCATCGCGACAGGCCTCGATCCGACCAAGCTTGCTGTGCGCACCATCCTCAACGGGGCGGAGCGGCAGAACTATCCGATCTCGGACATGATCTTCACCGCGCAGGAGCTGGTCAGCAAGATCTCCCACGACATGACCCTGCTTCCAGGCGACCTCATCGCCGTCGGCACCTCGGTCGGCGTCGGGGTGATGAAGGAGCCGGTGAATATTGTGACCGTCGCGATCGACGGCATCGGCGAGCTGACGAACGAGTTTCGGCTGTAG
- a CDS encoding NAD(P)H-dependent flavin oxidoreductase, which yields MLQTRFTKLVGVEHPIVQGGMQWVGRAELVAAVANAGALGFITALTQPTPEDLTKEIARCRDLTDKPFGVNLTILPAIKPPPYAEYRAAIIEAGITVVETAGNKPQEHVDEFRRHGVKVVHKCTSVRHALSAERMGVDAISIDGFECAGHPGEDDTPGLILIPAAANKIKIPMIASGGFADARGLVAALALGAEGINMGTRFMATKESPIHQLIKEKIVANDERETELIFRTMRNTSRVARNEISTKVVAMEKEGARFEDIRELVAGARGKMVYATGNSDEGIWSAGQVQGLIQDIPSCAELVSRIVREAEAIIRSRLEGMIAHPSAQAAE from the coding sequence ATGCTGCAGACACGGTTCACAAAGCTCGTCGGCGTCGAGCACCCGATCGTCCAGGGCGGCATGCAATGGGTCGGACGCGCCGAGCTGGTCGCCGCGGTCGCGAACGCTGGCGCGCTCGGCTTCATCACGGCGCTGACCCAGCCGACGCCGGAAGACCTCACCAAGGAGATCGCACGCTGCCGCGACCTCACCGACAAGCCCTTTGGCGTCAACCTCACCATCCTGCCCGCGATCAAGCCGCCGCCCTACGCCGAATACCGCGCCGCCATCATCGAGGCCGGCATCACCGTGGTCGAGACCGCCGGCAACAAACCGCAGGAGCATGTCGACGAGTTCAGGCGGCACGGCGTCAAGGTCGTGCACAAATGCACCAGCGTCCGCCACGCGCTCTCCGCCGAGCGCATGGGCGTCGACGCCATCTCGATCGACGGGTTCGAATGCGCCGGCCACCCCGGCGAGGACGACACCCCCGGCCTGATCCTGATCCCGGCCGCCGCCAACAAGATCAAGATCCCGATGATCGCCTCGGGCGGCTTTGCCGATGCCCGCGGCCTCGTCGCCGCGCTGGCGCTCGGCGCCGAGGGCATCAACATGGGCACCCGCTTCATGGCGACCAAGGAAAGCCCGATCCACCAGCTCATCAAGGAGAAGATCGTCGCCAATGACGAGCGCGAGACCGAGCTGATCTTCCGCACCATGCGCAACACCTCGCGCGTCGCCAGGAACGAGATCTCGACCAAGGTCGTCGCCATGGAGAAGGAAGGCGCCAGGTTCGAGGACATCCGCGAGCTCGTCGCCGGGGCCCGCGGCAAGATGGTCTACGCGACCGGCAATTCCGACGAAGGCATCTGGTCGGCGGGTCAGGTGCAGGGCCTGATCCAGGACATCCCGAGCTGCGCCGAACTCGTCTCGCGCATCGTGCGCGAAGCCGAAGCCATCATTCGCAGCCGGCTCGAAGGCATGATCGCTCATCCGAGCGCGCAAGCCGCTGAATAA
- a CDS encoding zinc-binding dehydrogenase has translation MKAYVYGPDGAQISDVAQPKPKGTQVLVRVRACGLNRADTGMRKGHAHGTAGGAGTVLGMEWAGEVAELGPDAKGVKVGDRIMGSGGAAFAEYTLADHGRLFRAPSNMNFEEAATLPVALATMHNAVVTVGGIQRGQAVLIQGASSGVGLMAMQIARLKGAKLVIGSSTDAYRRGRLKEYGADLAVDSSDPKWVDEVLKATNGEGVDLIVDQVSGKVASQNLAATKVKGRIVNVGRLGGTHADFNFDLHAARRIDYVGVTFRTRTIEEVREIFDEVRKDIWGAVESRKLQLPIDKVYAFADIDKAFAHMEANKHLGKIVVTL, from the coding sequence ATGAAGGCTTATGTCTACGGCCCTGACGGCGCTCAGATTTCCGACGTCGCTCAACCAAAGCCTAAGGGCACGCAGGTGCTGGTCCGCGTCCGCGCCTGCGGGCTGAACCGCGCCGACACCGGCATGCGCAAGGGCCACGCCCACGGCACCGCCGGCGGTGCCGGCACCGTGCTCGGCATGGAATGGGCCGGCGAGGTCGCCGAGCTCGGACCGGATGCCAAGGGCGTGAAGGTCGGCGACCGCATCATGGGCTCGGGCGGCGCGGCGTTCGCCGAATACACCCTGGCCGATCACGGCCGGCTGTTCCGCGCGCCCTCGAACATGAACTTCGAGGAAGCCGCCACCCTGCCCGTCGCGCTCGCGACCATGCACAATGCGGTCGTCACCGTCGGCGGCATTCAGCGCGGCCAAGCCGTGCTGATCCAGGGGGCGAGCTCCGGCGTCGGCCTGATGGCGATGCAGATTGCGAGGCTCAAGGGCGCCAAGCTGGTGATCGGCTCGTCGACCGATGCCTATCGCCGCGGCCGGCTCAAGGAGTATGGCGCCGACCTCGCCGTCGACTCCTCCGACCCCAAATGGGTGGACGAGGTGCTGAAGGCGACGAACGGCGAAGGCGTCGACCTCATCGTCGACCAGGTCTCGGGCAAGGTCGCGAGCCAGAACCTCGCCGCCACCAAGGTCAAGGGCCGCATCGTCAATGTCGGCCGGCTCGGCGGCACCCATGCCGATTTCAACTTCGACCTGCATGCCGCACGCCGGATCGACTATGTCGGCGTCACCTTCCGCACCCGCACCATCGAGGAGGTCCGCGAGATCTTCGACGAGGTCCGCAAGGACATCTGGGGCGCGGTCGAGTCGCGCAAGCTCCAGCTGCCGATCGACAAGGTCTATGCCTTCGCCGACATCGACAAGGCGTTCGCGCACATGGAGGCGAACAAGCATCTCGGGAAGATCGTCGTCACACTGTAG